The proteins below come from a single Sphingomonas carotinifaciens genomic window:
- a CDS encoding adenosine kinase has translation MTQPSYDVVAIGNALVDILANTDDAFLAQEGMTKGAMQLVFSTDDADALYGKMGPGREISGGSAANTLAGIAALGGKCAFIGQVADDQLGEVFAHDIRSVGVRFDTPARPAGPSTGRCLILVTPDGQRTMNTFLGASHYLPANALDRALIADAAYLYIEGYLWDPEEPRAAMRAAIQVAREAGRKIAFTASAEFVIERHRADFHSLFDGGMIDVLFANEAEIMALTETGDVEAAIAAVQDKVETVVVTLAERGACAVRGGERYAVPAQPVEQVVDTTGAGDLFAAGFLHAQAQGRDLTASLTLGAACAAEIISHYGARPQVDLKALAATL, from the coding sequence GTGACTCAACCTTCCTACGACGTCGTCGCGATCGGCAACGCGCTGGTCGACATTCTTGCCAACACCGACGACGCCTTTCTCGCACAGGAAGGGATGACGAAGGGCGCGATGCAGCTCGTCTTCTCCACCGACGACGCCGATGCGCTGTACGGCAAGATGGGACCCGGCCGCGAAATTTCCGGCGGCTCGGCCGCCAACACGCTGGCCGGCATCGCGGCTCTTGGCGGAAAATGCGCCTTTATCGGGCAGGTTGCCGATGATCAGCTGGGCGAGGTCTTCGCCCACGACATACGCTCCGTCGGCGTCCGCTTCGACACCCCCGCACGCCCCGCCGGCCCCTCCACCGGCCGCTGCCTCATCCTCGTCACCCCCGACGGCCAGCGCACCATGAACACCTTCCTCGGCGCCTCCCACTACCTCCCCGCCAACGCCCTCGACCGCGCCCTCATCGCCGACGCCGCCTACCTCTACATCGAAGGCTATCTCTGGGACCCCGAAGAACCCCGCGCCGCGATGCGCGCCGCGATCCAGGTCGCGCGCGAAGCCGGTCGCAAGATCGCCTTTACCGCTTCGGCCGAGTTCGTGATCGAGCGTCACCGCGCCGATTTCCACAGCCTGTTCGACGGCGGGATGATCGACGTCCTGTTCGCAAACGAAGCGGAAATCATGGCGTTGACCGAGACCGGGGATGTCGAGGCGGCGATCGCGGCGGTGCAGGACAAGGTGGAGACGGTGGTGGTTACCCTGGCGGAGCGGGGAGCGTGCGCGGTACGGGGCGGGGAACGGTACGCGGTACCGGCGCAGCCGGTGGAGCAGGTGGTCGACACCACGGGTGCGGGCGACCTGTTCGCGGCGGGCTTCCTGCACGCACAGGCGCAAGGACGCGACCTGACCGCCTCGCTGACGCTGGGCGCGGCCTGCGCGGCGGAGATCATCAGCCATTATGGCGCCCGCCCGCAGGTCGACCTGAAGGCGCTCGCCGCCACCCTGTGA
- a CDS encoding metallophosphoesterase family protein → MIAKFLRSRRRGSSDANAAIPAGQRVYAIGDIHGRLDLLDLLLAQIDADDAVRGPAETTLIFLGDLVDRGDDSAGVVTRLLQLSQTGRDVRVIAGNHEEILLSALDGDAKALRLFCRVGGRETMLSYGLSAPDYERLDYAEVAERLGELVPPEHQAFLRALETMVVIGDYAFVHAGVRPGVALDAQRPADLRWIRDPFLDHRGLLEKRIVHGHTVSEEVEWLPHRIGIDTGAYTSGRLTALGLQDDQSWTLEAILAPDVASAA, encoded by the coding sequence ATGATCGCCAAGTTCCTTCGAAGCCGCCGGCGCGGGTCATCCGATGCCAACGCGGCCATTCCCGCCGGTCAGCGCGTTTATGCGATCGGCGATATCCATGGTCGGCTCGACCTGCTCGACCTGCTGTTGGCGCAGATCGACGCCGATGACGCGGTCCGCGGTCCGGCCGAAACCACGCTCATCTTTCTGGGCGATCTGGTCGACCGGGGCGACGACTCGGCCGGCGTGGTGACGCGCCTGCTGCAATTGTCGCAAACCGGTCGCGACGTGCGCGTGATCGCCGGCAATCACGAGGAGATCCTGCTCTCCGCGCTGGACGGCGATGCCAAGGCGTTGCGGCTGTTCTGCCGCGTCGGCGGGCGCGAGACGATGCTGAGCTATGGCCTGTCGGCGCCCGATTACGAACGGCTCGATTATGCCGAGGTGGCGGAACGGCTCGGAGAGCTGGTGCCGCCCGAGCATCAGGCGTTCCTGCGTGCGCTGGAGACGATGGTGGTGATCGGCGATTATGCCTTTGTTCATGCCGGCGTCCGCCCCGGCGTCGCGCTCGATGCGCAGCGTCCGGCCGATCTGCGCTGGATCCGCGATCCCTTTCTCGATCATCGCGGCCTGCTCGAAAAACGGATCGTTCACGGCCATACCGTCAGCGAGGAGGTCGAATGGCTTCCCCACCGCATCGGCATCGATACCGGCGCCTATACCAGCGGCCGGCTGACCGCCCTGGGGTTGCAGGACGACCAGAGCTGGACGCTGGAGGCGATACTCGCCCCCGATGTCGCCTCTGCCGCCTGA
- the queG gene encoding tRNA epoxyqueuosine(34) reductase QueG, with translation MPQDKLETRIKAKAAELGFASIGIARADAAPHSAARLREWLADGAHGSMIWMEERAHHRESPAGLWPEVRTVISLGVSYAPKDDPMKLADAGDIGRISVYAQGADYHDVVKRQLKALGRWLVAEAACELKVFVDTAPVMEKPLAEAAGLGWQGKHTNLVSRAHGSWLFLGAIYTTLELTPDVAGRDTCGSCDACQQACPTAAFPKPYRLDARRCISYLTIEHKGPIPEEFRAAMGNRIYGCDDCLAACPWNKFAVAASANMAFRPRAELTAPALADLLDLDDAGFRQVFAGSPIKRIGRERMVRNAAIAAGNSGEYALVPVLQRLTTDASETVAEAARWALEQLGRQAKK, from the coding sequence GTGCCCCAAGACAAGCTGGAAACCCGGATCAAGGCCAAGGCGGCCGAACTCGGCTTTGCGAGCATCGGCATCGCGCGTGCCGATGCGGCGCCTCACAGTGCCGCACGGCTGCGCGAATGGCTGGCGGACGGGGCGCATGGCTCGATGATCTGGATGGAGGAGCGCGCCCATCACCGCGAAAGCCCGGCCGGACTGTGGCCCGAGGTGCGCACGGTGATCTCGCTGGGCGTCAGCTATGCGCCGAAGGACGATCCGATGAAGCTGGCGGATGCAGGCGATATCGGGCGGATCTCGGTCTATGCGCAAGGGGCCGACTATCACGACGTGGTGAAGCGGCAGTTGAAGGCGTTGGGGCGGTGGCTGGTGGCGGAGGCGGCGTGCGAGCTGAAGGTGTTCGTCGATACCGCGCCGGTGATGGAGAAGCCGCTGGCGGAGGCGGCGGGACTGGGGTGGCAGGGCAAGCACACCAACCTGGTGAGCCGTGCGCATGGCAGCTGGCTGTTCCTGGGGGCGATCTACACGACGCTGGAGCTGACGCCCGACGTGGCGGGGCGCGATACGTGCGGGTCGTGCGACGCGTGCCAGCAGGCATGCCCGACCGCCGCCTTTCCCAAGCCCTACCGGCTGGATGCCCGGCGGTGCATCTCGTACCTGACGATCGAGCATAAGGGGCCGATCCCGGAGGAATTCCGGGCAGCGATGGGCAACCGCATCTATGGCTGCGACGATTGCCTGGCGGCGTGCCCGTGGAACAAGTTCGCGGTGGCGGCGAGCGCCAACATGGCGTTCCGTCCGCGCGCGGAACTGACCGCGCCGGCGTTGGCCGATCTGCTCGACCTGGACGATGCCGGTTTTCGGCAGGTGTTCGCGGGGTCGCCGATCAAGCGGATCGGGCGGGAGCGGATGGTGCGCAATGCCGCGATCGCGGCAGGGAACAGCGGCGAATACGCGCTGGTGCCGGTGTTGCAGCGACTGACGACGGATGCGTCGGAGACGGTGGCGGAGGCGGCGCGCTGGGCGCTGGAACAGCTAGGAAGACAGGCAAAAAAATAG
- a CDS encoding 3'-5' exonuclease, translating to MSEPDFVVIDVETACQRTSSICQIGIVGYRDGVETFAYESLVDPLDDFSPFNTRIHGIAAHHVTGQPTFAMLHEIVAGHLGNRITVAHSSFDKGALGRACTLHMLPPIAARWLDSVGVARRAWPDLPNHKLGTLARHLGLEHRHHDALSDARAAGQVVLQAMAVTGLTLAEWFTPPPRRKRTVAPQQQISSFS from the coding sequence ATGTCCGAACCCGACTTCGTCGTGATCGACGTCGAGACCGCGTGTCAGCGTACCAGCAGCATCTGCCAGATCGGCATCGTCGGCTATCGCGACGGGGTCGAGACGTTCGCCTATGAATCGCTGGTCGATCCGCTGGATGACTTCAGCCCGTTCAACACGCGCATCCATGGCATCGCTGCGCATCATGTGACCGGCCAGCCGACCTTTGCCATGCTCCATGAAATCGTGGCGGGGCATCTGGGGAACCGGATCACGGTGGCGCATTCCAGTTTCGACAAGGGGGCGCTGGGCCGGGCGTGCACGTTGCACATGCTGCCGCCGATCGCGGCGCGCTGGCTGGACAGCGTGGGCGTCGCGCGGCGGGCGTGGCCGGACCTGCCCAACCACAAGCTGGGCACGCTGGCGCGCCACCTGGGGCTGGAGCATCGTCACCATGATGCGCTGAGCGATGCGCGGGCGGCGGGGCAGGTGGTCCTGCAGGCGATGGCCGTGACGGGGTTGACACTGGCCGAGTGGTTCACGCCCCCTCCACGCCGCAAGCGGACTGTTGCGCCGCAGCAACAGATTTCCTCGTTTAGCTGA
- a CDS encoding ABC transporter permease, producing MSNARRLIRQTLTIARRDFVATVFTPIFLLFLFAPLIMGSFGAIGGAGAAAVADGASDKTRIVAIVPDRLARPIAEVDTRLRGVFRQEEAPPALMTLTPSADPAAQARAAFESKAYDASAVLYGPLDRPTILYGLRGARTADYLTLLAQGTLASEALDGGLPRVQATKTSVTRTTGSQGGQNRSAFLAVFGIFFLTLFLSGQVVGTMAEERSNKVIEILAAAVPLESVFLGKLVGMFGVALLFVGFWGTVVGQALSYLPPAAAAAFGDLSPAVGAPTFALLFAAYFAMAYLLLGSVFLGVGAQASTMREIQMLSLPITVLQVGMFALSSAAAGRPGSWLATVAEVFPLSSPFAMAGHAANSPELWPHALALAWQALWVAIFVTLGARFFRRGVLQSGSARPFWKRART from the coding sequence ATGAGCAACGCCCGCCGCCTGATCCGCCAGACGCTGACCATCGCGCGCCGCGATTTCGTCGCCACCGTCTTCACCCCCATCTTCCTGCTGTTCCTTTTCGCGCCGCTCATCATGGGCTCGTTCGGGGCGATCGGGGGTGCGGGTGCCGCCGCGGTCGCCGACGGCGCATCGGACAAGACACGCATCGTCGCCATCGTGCCCGACCGGTTGGCCCGCCCGATCGCGGAGGTCGACACGCGGTTGCGCGGCGTGTTCCGCCAGGAAGAGGCGCCCCCTGCGTTGATGACGCTGACGCCGTCCGCCGACCCTGCGGCACAGGCGCGTGCCGCCTTCGAATCGAAGGCGTATGACGCCTCCGCCGTCCTCTATGGCCCGCTCGACCGGCCGACGATCCTGTATGGTCTGCGCGGCGCACGCACCGCCGATTACCTCACCCTGCTGGCGCAAGGCACGCTCGCCTCGGAGGCGCTGGACGGCGGCCTGCCCCGCGTGCAGGCGACGAAAACCTCCGTGACCCGCACCACCGGATCGCAAGGGGGGCAGAACCGCTCCGCCTTCCTGGCGGTGTTCGGCATCTTCTTTCTCACCCTGTTCCTTTCCGGCCAGGTCGTCGGCACCATGGCGGAGGAGCGCAGCAACAAGGTGATCGAGATCCTCGCCGCCGCCGTACCGCTGGAAAGCGTGTTCCTGGGCAAGCTGGTCGGCATGTTCGGCGTCGCGTTGCTGTTCGTCGGCTTCTGGGGCACCGTCGTGGGCCAGGCCTTGTCCTACCTGCCGCCCGCCGCCGCCGCCGCATTCGGCGACCTGTCGCCCGCGGTCGGCGCCCCCACCTTCGCGCTGCTCTTCGCCGCCTATTTCGCGATGGCCTATCTGCTGCTCGGCTCGGTGTTCCTCGGCGTCGGCGCACAGGCCTCGACCATGCGCGAGATCCAGATGCTGTCGCTGCCGATCACGGTGTTGCAGGTCGGCATGTTCGCGCTGTCCTCGGCGGCGGCGGGGCGTCCCGGCTCCTGGCTCGCGACGGTGGCGGAGGTGTTTCCGCTGTCCTCCCCCTTTGCCATGGCGGGGCATGCCGCCAACAGCCCGGAGCTGTGGCCCCACGCACTGGCACTGGCGTGGCAGGCGCTATGGGTCGCGATCTTCGTGACGCTGGGGGCGCGCTTCTTCCGTCGCGGGGTGCTGCAATCGGGCAGCGCGCGGCCCTTCTGGAAACGGGCCCGCACGTAA
- a CDS encoding homoserine dehydrogenase, with product MADALRVALAGLGTVGGGVIRLLDTNRDLITRRAGRPIEVVAVSARDRTKDRGVDLSRFDWVDDTAALATHEKADVVVELIGGSDGPALTLARNTLAAGRGFVTANKAMLAHHGLELAQKAEGAGVPLKFEAAVAGGIPVIKGLREGAAANVISNVYGILNGTCNFILSKMEAEGRDFAEVLAEAQALGYAEADPSFDIDGVDAAHKLSILAAIAFGTQPAFDDVAISGIRHVLAADIAEAAALGYRVRLVGVGEAGPHGLFQRVHPHLIPLDHPLAHVTGSTNAVVAQGNFVGRLLFQGAGAGDGPTASAVVADLIDIARGEFGPAFAMPAASLVQEKPADAGERRGRAYLRFTVEDKVGVLAEIAAAMRDAGVSIESLIQRGATAGGGVLVAIVTHEGPERAVAQALERLRGSSSVIGQPLLMHILG from the coding sequence ATGGCGGACGCGCTACGGGTGGCATTGGCAGGTCTCGGCACGGTAGGGGGCGGTGTCATCCGCCTGCTGGACACCAATCGCGACCTGATTACCCGGCGCGCCGGTCGCCCGATCGAGGTCGTCGCGGTCTCCGCGCGCGACCGGACCAAGGATCGCGGCGTCGATCTGTCGCGCTTCGACTGGGTGGACGACACCGCGGCCCTCGCGACGCATGAAAAGGCCGATGTCGTGGTCGAACTGATCGGCGGATCGGACGGCCCGGCGCTCACGCTGGCGCGCAACACCCTTGCCGCCGGCCGCGGATTCGTCACCGCGAACAAGGCGATGCTCGCCCATCACGGGCTGGAACTGGCGCAAAAGGCAGAGGGCGCCGGCGTGCCCCTGAAGTTCGAGGCGGCGGTCGCGGGCGGCATTCCCGTCATCAAGGGCCTGCGCGAAGGGGCGGCGGCCAACGTCATCAGCAACGTCTACGGCATCCTCAACGGCACCTGCAATTTCATCCTGTCCAAGATGGAAGCCGAAGGCCGCGACTTTGCCGAGGTGCTCGCCGAGGCGCAGGCGCTGGGCTATGCGGAGGCGGATCCCAGCTTCGACATCGACGGCGTCGATGCCGCGCACAAGCTGTCGATCCTCGCCGCGATCGCCTTCGGTACGCAGCCGGCGTTTGACGATGTCGCGATCAGCGGCATCCGCCACGTCCTCGCCGCCGACATCGCGGAGGCCGCCGCCCTCGGCTACCGCGTCCGCCTCGTCGGCGTCGGCGAGGCGGGGCCGCATGGCCTGTTCCAGCGCGTTCACCCGCATCTCATCCCCCTCGATCATCCGCTGGCGCACGTCACCGGTTCGACCAATGCGGTGGTGGCACAGGGCAATTTCGTCGGCCGCCTGCTCTTCCAGGGTGCCGGTGCCGGTGACGGCCCCACCGCCAGCGCGGTGGTCGCCGACCTGATCGACATCGCCCGCGGCGAATTCGGCCCCGCCTTCGCGATGCCCGCGGCGTCGCTGGTGCAAGAAAAGCCCGCCGATGCCGGGGAGCGTCGTGGCCGCGCCTATCTGCGCTTCACCGTGGAGGATAAGGTCGGCGTGCTGGCCGAGATCGCCGCGGCGATGCGCGATGCCGGTGTCTCGATCGAAAGCCTGATCCAGCGCGGCGCGACCGCGGGCGGCGGCGTCCTCGTCGCGATCGTCACGCATGAGGGCCCCGAACGCGCCGTCGCGCAGGCGCTGGAACGCCTGCGTGGCAGCTCCAGCGTCATCGGCCAGCCGCTGCTGATGCACATCCTCGGCTGA
- a CDS encoding ABC transporter ATP-binding protein, translating to MDERWAVHASGLVKRFGDRRVVDGVDIAVPTGAVYGVLGPNGAGKTTTLRMLLGIIEPDEGHRALLNTRHPRDASDVVGYLPEERGLYPAMKAREAIAFMGALRGLDWKTGRARAVEMLDAAGLGHAADTKIRKLSKGMAQLVQLLGSVVHRPSLLVLDEPFSGLDPVNQEKLEALILAERDRGATILFSTHVMAHAERLCDRLAIIAGGKRRFEGTVDEARATLPSQVHYQPRRPDPAIAALLPADARSEGSGWRFQLPDGGIEPLLVRLIEAGHGISGLSIERPRLHDAFVRIVGREALEKAA from the coding sequence ATGGACGAACGATGGGCGGTACATGCCTCGGGACTGGTGAAACGCTTCGGCGACCGTCGGGTGGTGGACGGCGTGGATATCGCGGTGCCGACCGGCGCGGTCTACGGCGTGCTCGGCCCCAATGGCGCGGGCAAGACGACGACGCTGCGCATGCTGCTCGGCATCATCGAGCCGGATGAGGGCCACCGCGCCCTGCTGAACACCCGCCACCCGCGCGATGCCAGCGACGTCGTCGGCTATCTGCCCGAGGAACGCGGCCTCTACCCTGCGATGAAGGCGCGCGAGGCGATCGCCTTCATGGGGGCGCTGCGGGGCCTCGACTGGAAAACCGGCCGCGCCCGTGCCGTCGAGATGCTGGACGCCGCCGGTCTCGGCCACGCCGCCGATACCAAGATCCGCAAGCTCTCCAAGGGTATGGCGCAGCTTGTCCAGTTACTCGGCTCCGTCGTCCACCGCCCCTCGCTCCTCGTGCTGGACGAGCCCTTTTCCGGCCTCGATCCGGTCAATCAGGAAAAGCTGGAAGCGCTGATCCTGGCGGAGCGCGACCGCGGCGCCACCATCCTGTTCTCCACCCACGTCATGGCGCATGCCGAGCGGCTGTGCGACCGGCTGGCGATCATCGCGGGCGGCAAGCGCCGGTTTGAAGGCACGGTGGACGAGGCCCGCGCCACCCTTCCCTCACAGGTTCATTACCAGCCGCGCCGCCCCGATCCCGCCATCGCCGCGCTCCTGCCCGCCGATGCGCGGTCCGAAGGATCGGGCTGGCGCTTCCAGTTGCCCGATGGCGGGATCGAGCCCCTGCTCGTCCGCTTGATCGAGGCCGGGCACGGCATTTCCGGCCTGTCGATCGAACGTCCCCGCCTGCACGACGCATTCGTCCGCATCGTCGGCCGCGAAGCGCTGGAGAAGGCCGCATGA
- a CDS encoding outer membrane protein — protein sequence MRKIAVALLVAGSAVATPALAQSGVNPIFTGPRVEGTLGWDHVGAGSSVDNDNDGSDQNIDGLLYGGGIGYDFAAGGALLGVEGEITGSTAKSDRRAYDDQFGFGRVKTGRDLYVGARAGIMADPATLIYVKGGYTNLKLNVLAGNTDTQTDTGFKLDGWRLGAGAERAISGNTYAKLEYRYSNYNRGQIDYASGATSARFDVDTDRHQVVASYGIRF from the coding sequence ATGCGTAAAATTGCTGTTGCTTTGCTTGTCGCCGGTTCGGCGGTCGCCACCCCCGCACTGGCGCAGTCGGGCGTGAACCCGATCTTCACCGGCCCGCGCGTCGAAGGAACGCTGGGTTGGGACCATGTCGGTGCCGGAAGCAGCGTCGACAACGACAATGACGGTAGCGACCAGAATATCGATGGCCTGCTGTACGGCGGTGGCATCGGTTACGACTTCGCGGCCGGCGGGGCGCTGCTCGGCGTCGAGGGCGAGATCACCGGTTCGACCGCCAAGAGCGATCGCCGCGCCTATGACGACCAGTTCGGGTTCGGCCGGGTGAAGACGGGCCGCGACCTGTATGTCGGTGCGCGTGCGGGCATCATGGCCGATCCGGCAACGCTGATCTACGTCAAGGGCGGCTACACCAACCTGAAGCTGAACGTGCTGGCGGGCAACACCGACACGCAGACCGACACCGGCTTCAAGCTGGACGGCTGGCGCCTGGGTGCGGGTGCCGAGCGTGCGATCAGCGGCAACACCTATGCCAAGCTGGAATATCGCTACTCCAACTACAATCGTGGCCAGATCGACTATGCCAGCGGCGCGACCAGCGCCCGCTTCGACGTGGACACCGACCGTCACCAGGTGGTGGCGAGCTACGGCATCCGCTTCTGA
- a CDS encoding EI24 domain-containing protein: protein MFRAFLRSLAQLGDPPILRVLALSMALTLALFGVLGVGVWWGVQAMLAHWIAWETDGLAAVVAVVVTGLALWLLFRAVAIAVVGLFADTVVEAVEARHYPAALKTARPVSFAKGAAMGLRSGARVILVNLIALPVYLVLLATGVGTAAVFFLVNGWLLGRDLGDMVAVRHLDDAGLRAWRKTTRAERFLLGLAGTALFVVPVLAILAPVLGAAMATHLFHRNRT, encoded by the coding sequence GTGTTCCGCGCCTTCCTCCGCTCACTGGCCCAGTTGGGCGATCCGCCGATCCTGCGGGTGCTGGCGCTGTCGATGGCGTTGACGCTGGCGCTGTTCGGGGTGTTGGGCGTCGGTGTGTGGTGGGGGGTGCAGGCGATGCTGGCCCACTGGATCGCATGGGAGACGGACGGACTGGCGGCGGTGGTGGCGGTGGTCGTCACCGGGCTGGCGCTGTGGCTGCTGTTCCGGGCGGTGGCGATCGCGGTCGTGGGGCTGTTCGCCGATACGGTGGTGGAGGCGGTGGAGGCGCGGCATTATCCGGCGGCCTTGAAGACCGCCCGACCGGTGTCGTTCGCCAAGGGGGCCGCCATGGGCCTGCGGTCGGGGGCCCGCGTGATCCTGGTCAACCTGATCGCGCTGCCGGTCTATCTGGTGCTGCTGGCGACGGGCGTGGGGACGGCGGCGGTGTTCTTCCTGGTCAATGGCTGGCTGCTCGGGCGCGACCTGGGCGACATGGTGGCGGTGCGTCATCTGGACGATGCGGGGTTGCGTGCCTGGCGCAAGACGACCCGGGCGGAGCGTTTCCTGCTGGGGCTTGCGGGTACGGCGCTGTTCGTGGTTCCGGTGCTGGCGATCCTCGCGCCGGTCCTCGGAGCGGCGATGGCGACCCATCTCTTTCACCGGAACCGGACATGA
- the wecC gene encoding UDP-N-acetyl-D-mannosamine dehydrogenase — protein sequence MLGAPELNVVVMGLGYIGLPTAAVIARTGARVLGIDVSATVVDTVNEGRVHIEEVDLDGLVSGVVARGTLRASTEVAPADIFVIAVPTPFADDHQPDIAYVLQAATSIAAVLKAGDTIILESTSPVGTTEQVRDLIAQLRPDLKVPGRCTDQPDISIAYCPERVLPGRILVELIDNDRVIGGITPRCARKALAFYRRFVRGACVTTTARAAEMTKLTENAFRDVNIAFANELSLVADRLGVDVWEVIRLANRHPRVNILSPGPGVGGHCIAVDPWFLVAAAPEETPLIRTAREVNDGKTDHVVAQAETLLAATGDAPVACFGLAFKANIDDFRESPALRVVQALAQSHADRIRVVEPYAQALPPTLADTGATLVDIDTALETCPVLIVLVDHDLFRSIPLEERRGKRVLDTRGLWPDQPLAPA from the coding sequence ATGCTGGGCGCGCCTGAATTGAACGTCGTCGTCATGGGGCTGGGCTATATCGGCCTGCCCACCGCCGCGGTGATCGCCCGCACGGGCGCCCGCGTGCTGGGCATCGATGTCAGCGCCACCGTGGTCGACACCGTCAACGAAGGCCGCGTCCATATCGAGGAGGTCGATCTCGACGGCCTCGTCTCGGGCGTCGTCGCCCGCGGTACGCTGCGCGCCTCCACCGAGGTGGCACCCGCCGACATCTTCGTCATCGCCGTGCCGACACCGTTCGCCGACGATCACCAGCCCGACATCGCCTATGTCCTGCAAGCGGCGACCAGCATCGCCGCCGTGCTGAAGGCGGGCGACACGATCATCCTCGAATCGACCTCTCCGGTTGGCACCACCGAACAGGTCCGCGACCTGATCGCGCAGCTGCGCCCCGACCTGAAGGTCCCCGGTCGCTGCACCGACCAGCCGGATATCTCCATCGCCTATTGCCCGGAACGCGTGCTGCCCGGCCGCATCCTGGTGGAATTGATCGACAATGACCGGGTGATCGGCGGCATCACCCCGCGCTGTGCGCGAAAGGCGCTCGCCTTCTACCGCCGCTTCGTGCGCGGCGCCTGCGTCACGACGACCGCACGCGCCGCCGAGATGACGAAGCTGACCGAAAACGCCTTTCGCGACGTCAACATCGCCTTTGCCAACGAACTCAGCCTCGTTGCCGACCGGCTCGGCGTCGATGTGTGGGAGGTGATCCGCCTCGCCAATCGCCACCCGCGCGTCAACATCCTGTCGCCCGGCCCCGGCGTCGGCGGCCATTGCATCGCGGTCGATCCGTGGTTCCTCGTCGCCGCCGCGCCCGAAGAGACCCCGCTGATCCGCACCGCCCGCGAGGTGAACGACGGCAAGACGGATCATGTGGTCGCACAGGCGGAGACATTGCTCGCCGCCACCGGCGACGCGCCCGTCGCCTGTTTCGGCCTCGCCTTCAAGGCCAATATCGACGATTTCCGCGAAAGCCCTGCGCTGCGCGTCGTGCAGGCGCTTGCGCAAAGCCATGCCGACCGCATCCGCGTGGTCGAGCCCTATGCACAGGCGCTGCCGCCGACACTGGCCGATACCGGTGCCACGCTGGTCGATATCGATACCGCGCTGGAAACCTGCCCCGTGCTGATCGTGCTGGTCGATCACGACCTGTTCCGCTCGATCCCGCTGGAGGAACGCCGGGGCAAGCGGGTGCTCGACACGCGCGGGCTCTGGCCCGATCAGCCGCTCGCCCCGGCCTGA